TTACAtacgcaaaaatgaatggaCTATTCGGAATCCCCCATCTTGAAAAGAGTCCTCTCTTTAAAGGTTTCAATttatcctcattttttttctttttttttttttttcatgataCGGAAAATTCACACACGTTGTAATAAATTTGCGTGGACGCGTTTAATCTGTCCTATCATATGTTATCATTtcttcgttaaaaaaaacaccgtTGCAGGCACAACACCGTTGTGCACAGCAATGGGGGAATAAACCCGACTAGCACGGTGGTCGCTTACGTTCTTCGATTTGGTATACTCCAGGGTTTCCAGCTCGtctgtagaaaaaaaaaaaaaataaataaataaataaaatgatcaTCATTATCGTCACCGCGGCGCAATTTATCATGGCAACGTGCGGGCTGCACCCCTTTTGGCGTGTTTTCATGCGTACCTAAATATTTGAGATTCCTTCCCCTGATCAGGTCCTTAACATATGCACAGGTTCCATCTATGGTGACTTTGGATTTCTGTAAAAAGGATGTTACaaggaaattataaaatgaacTAACCGCGCCCAGGCAAGTAATACCATAAGAGGGTGACGCGcggatcaaaaaaaaatatgcacatatatgcgttcatacataaaaatgtgccTAAACGCGCAAGTcaaaatacatattttagCCTATTACGTTGTAAATATTTGGATATGTTGTTGTTATGTCGGCGTTCTTCGTCTGCACAGGTAGGAAAAAAGTGTGATGATTAACtgctaaaaaaatagtttttttgggggggacaCACTTGATTGTTCCTTACTTTCGTGtctaaaaatatgttaaaaactttctgaaatggggaaatggaagggaagaaaagcgTGAAGGACGGAAAAGTgtgtaaatgtacatattatacCCACTATACATATCACATAAATTACGTAGGTATGTACTATGGTGAATGTAATATCTCATATAGTTTTTTCCTACATCGGACAGGTTTAGAACGGTCTCCTTGTCAAAGCTTTGGATGACTTCATTAGAACTGTCAAGGGGGTAGGGTAAGAGAAATTAGACACGCAAATGGTTATGCTGGTTCTTACGTATATGTATTTACGATGGTACGGCGTGGGGGGACACTCCTATTTGCCCAGTTCATTATGTGAATAAAGGGTAAGCAAACTGCGTGCAAATGAATGTGCCCTCATCTATGGCGCCCCTTTGGTGTACTAATGAAGGGCATTTAAAATGTCCCTCATCATTGCAAAGGTGAGAAGCGCTTTcacttcgattttttttcacttttttttttttttctctttcgctGTCACGCTTGCTTACTCCACAATTATAAGATCACATTGGACATAATGTAGCAAGAAGCAGAGGGatagaagaacaaaaaaaagtctacgcattttttacaaagttgaaatatataaacccATCAAGCATTTATGGAAAAAGTCGTCGCTTTTACTGAAAAAGAGGACTTAATTTAAGAGTATCCAAGGgaacattcaaaaaaaaaaaaaaaacgattatCTGAGAAGGGTTTGTTATAAACGTTTTCAAGAATCATTCAGTACGGACTTAATGCGCAAACTTGGATACTTTTTGCAAGAAAACAAAGGAAGATCAAAAATCAAGCACATGCGtttgtataaatatgtatatatgtattcatAGCGATGAGCAActtggagttttttttcctacgaTTTTATCCTATATGTTAtgcgttttttaatttcgttttgcCTTATGCCTTTTCCTCGCTCGGGTTTTGCTTTCACGCGAATGtatgatgtatttataaaccCATGCGTGCGTATATACATGAGCGCGCATATATGTTTATGTGATAAATACGTGTATACGTTTGGTACCAATTCGTATGTTtatttcttccacttttcAATTCGATTTGTGTGCGGTTAACATTCCAACAGAGCAATTGTTTTATGGCTTTCGAAATTgcgggagaagcaaaaattaaaacatgtTAACATCGCCTCACCATGTGGAAAAACACTTAAAATTacatgttttaaaaatgctgtatggtatattttatcaaaatgattaaaaaaaaaatatatataatttattttttttatcattttactGGAACgaggaaatatattaaaaggaggaatacttttgtgacaaaaaaaaaaaaaaaaaaaaaatagtaacttaaaaaaaaaaaaaggaaaaaattgtacatacGTTTTATACGCATTGTAGTGTGGTTAAAAATGATGCCACCAAAAGGTTCATGTAACAGGTTAGGAAAATTAcgaatataaaatgaaaaaggggaaacttCAACTGTGAGGCGTAATTATGTCGTAAGGCATGTGTACTCataatgtgtatatttacGTAACTAAAAAATGGCTAATCTGCCTTGGCGATGCTATAactgaaaaaacaaaaaaaaaaaagcgcgcACAAATGGATAACCTCCAAGCGACAGCCACATtattctttcaatttttgaaTTCGTTTATTCCCCGCTTAATGATCtgaaagtagaaaaaaaatgggaaagtgaaaaattgtaAGTGAAAACGCAAAGTGAAATGTGgaaattgtgaaaattgtACCCCCGCATACTCAGCTACCTCTTGTTGAGGGACACGCAAAGGGGGCGAATTGGTATACGAAAAAACAAGCATGAGCACAAACGGATGGGCATACGCACGTGCAATTCACCACGCTGGGTTATTCTGTAGGGTTCTCAACAAAAGGCCCTCCCGTTTTGGAGCCAAAAAGTAAGACGCAGCGATATGCAACTATGCTGAAACATGCACCACACGTGCAAAGTACTAAACGTTCGAAGTTGTCGTTGACATTCTCTCCCTCCCGTGTGTGCACAACATAACGAAGGCCCACCTGCCTCGGGCGTTCTCATAATTACCGATGAAAGAAGGCAGTCAAAATTTTTCGCCGGCGTAAACATTTTGTATTCATCCAAATGTATaatgtttttgttttccagATTTTTTAACTCATTAACAGGAtcgcacatgtgtatatgctcTAGTTCCTTTTTATTGTGAATGTAACGCGTCCTACATTTGTTGCTATTATTTTCTTGGtcaatataatttaaaattctGTGCATGGTTTGGCTATCTATATCTTTGATATCCATTATACCTGTTTTGATAAATGGCTTTAAGATTCTGCTAAATTTTTTGACCCACCCGTTACCATCGATTTCACCATTTGCTGTAATTAATAACAAGTACCGCTCGTTTTCTACCCTTAATTTATCAggcaggtaaaaaaaacttgtCAACACCCTCACCTTCAATGAACTagacatatataaaaatcgCTCAGATATATATTTGATTAATTTGTTGTTTAATAATTTCGATGCTTGGGAAGATGAccagttattttttatacactctaaatattttatgtacttGTCACTGATTTCATTGCTttcttgttcatttgttgcttcctttttagGTGTCACCCCCTGGGTACCATCGTCCTCCTTTTCGATCTCGCGGCCGTTATCAGAGCAGCCTTCTGCGGCAGCGTCTTTGTCGTCATCAGCCTCTTTTGTCTGCCCCTCCGTTCTTTTACCCTCGTCCATAGAAGTCAGCGTATcgtcttttttcatttgtcgTGTCGAATGGGGATACCAGTACACACGTGCATGCAGGCGCGCAGGGATATATATACCcacgtacacatgtacatatgtatgtcccttttttacactgacctatatatgtgtgtgtagaAATTTGCACGCATGTAAGCAAATACACACTTGCACAAATTGTATCATTTGCATCAGGTTGGGTAGTGCCAagtgccaattttttttccacaaccCTTTCCAAATTATCTTGTATTATtctgtaaattttaaaaaaaggaaataaaatatcattccattttcccccttgcgTTAAATTCCACTCCGTTTACACCTCGATTATTCGCTCTTCCttttaaagcattttttcaGTTTGCATACttgcgtcattttttttcgtcacacGTTTGTAATGTTCATATTAATTTTCTAACTGAATTATTTTAGAAAGTGTAATAGAGCAAATCAGAGTCCATAtgcatgaaaaatttttacgaaaaaaaaaaaatatagcacaTTGTAGTATAGTTTGATGCAAGAAAGTAAAATTTAACTGTGCATATTTTAGTGAAAtagtttttacaaatttttatttcacaaagaacttaaaaaaaaaaaaaaatctcataagataaaagtttttaaaagaatgaTGGTTCAAATgaaggattaaaaaattaaataaaaaataaaaaagaaaggcatATGAAGTGGTTACCACAGGAAAGAGTGACTCTTTAAAACCTAATGTATATAACTGCAGGAAGAATTCCCCCTGCTAAGACATGTCGTATGTAGCCCCTTCTATGAAAGCGTTACACACGGAGGCGAGCGCTTCGCTGGAAGCGAAAAGGAGCGTTCACATGTGTTCGTATGCATGTgtgcgtatatatgtgtgcgtatgcatgtgcgcatatgtttgtgtgtgtatatttgtgtatgtatacatgtgtttgcatacatgtgtgtgtatatatgtttgtgtataaatgtacatatctACCATGCATGTGTGCACGTGCGTTACCGAACGGACATAGAAGAATATAACATCGTCATTTGCAACAATTTTAGCCATTTATCGGATCGCCCTTGTTAACAGCGCGTTCCTGAAACGCAGTGATGGCACTTCCCTTGTACGTTACTCCGTAGTTACCCCCTCGTCTTGGCCGCAGTTTCAATTTCCTGACTGATTACAACCCCATGGATGCGGCAAATACATGGGCAATTTCGCACTTGAGAAAACCtcagtgaacaaaaaaaaaagaacacctGTCTTGGTTGGAAGTTTCGTACCATTTCTGCGCAACAGCCATAGCTGTGACACATTTTTCAAacgcttaaaaaatgaaagatgCACTGATCCTGTTAAAAgcactatatattttttttttcagcacaaaaatgagcaaacaGACACATTTAAATTAAcgattttcaaaatgaaaaagaatacgTGAATCAACTTTGGTAAAAAGTACagacaaaattaaaaaaaaaaaagagttgtTATTTATAACGCTGTAGTTACTGTTGTTATTAataggttaaaaaaaatagttacatgaataaattaatacGTGATTGCAGTGTTACGTTATTACATTAAAACATTATTATGATTTTAACAaacattgtaaaaaaaattaaagcgacaaaaaaaggttattaacacataaaaacaactttttttttttctttttatcgcTTGAATTATGTTACAATTACGCACACATGTAGAATTACATGTATTGCGTACAGGattaaaacttttaaaacgattaataattttaatatgaatacaaatatgtgtacatacgaCCTAGTAAAAACAACATATTATTGCCAAACGACTGCTCCTTAGTTGGAACGTCACTTGAAAATTTTGCtaaacaaatttgtaaaaaaaaaaaaaaaaaaaaaattcatctcTTTTTGTCTTTCACTTGTCTGTATAATCAAGCAAATTGTGCTTCCACGAAAAGTGAATAATTGATCCCCAGTTTCTTTCCCAGCACACGGGCACAACCATATAAGAGAGAGACACATGCACAACCATACGAGAGAGACACAAGCACAACCATACGAGAGAGACACACAAGCTCCACCCTCCACCTTCAGCTCCCAACAAAATCAGGTGTGAATTATGTTGTAGCAAGAATTGTTGTTGCACTCCGAATtgatataattttcataGTCATCCTCCTGATAATTCCCATCgctattattattgttcaaattattttctgcgtaggttccttttttaaatggcAATACATTATTGGCGGTACTCTTCCCATGGATGTACGTGGTGGAATCGCTAAGGTAGTTATTATCTTCActgaagtaaaaattttctgacTTGATTGGCGGGGTTTGATTGTTCGTACAGTTATCGCTAGCAGCGGAGTAGTTGTTCTgatcttgaaaaaaaagattgttcaggtaattatttttcatctgGATATCATCCATGACGGTATTGTTTACGTAATACTCGCAGTACTGATTGTACAGGTGGCTCATGTCCTCCACGTTCTCCATAATGGGCATGCTACTGCTGTTGTTACTGTTGTTAGTATTGTTGCTAATGTTGTTCCTTGTGTTGTTCATGGCGTCGCTCGCGGCGGCGTTCATCGCGCTGTTCATCGTTCCATTCATCGCGCCGCTCATCGTTCCATTCATCGCGCCGCTCATCGTTCCATTCATCGCGCCGCTCATCGTTCCATTCATCGCGCCGTTCATCGCGTTACTCATGACGCCGtttgtgcttcccccgttCTGCGAATCCATACCGCTCAGCAACATTTTGTTATCCAATTTTAGCTGGCTGTACACGCTTTCCCCGTGGTAATCCTTCATGTCTTTCTTTGGAGAGGAGAAATTTTCATAGTTCTTTAATTCACTGTTAGGTAGAAGAAAATCCTCATGGTGCGCATTCAGCTTCTGCACTGAGGAGTTGTTGCTGCTATCCAAACTACTGGGAGATACAATTTTACAATCCATATTCGAATTAAGATATTCATTGCAATTTGTGCAGACGGTTATAAaatcattaattttgtacttCCTCTCATGTGCACATCCCTTTTCTTCACTATCTGAGTTAAAATTATACACACAAAACATGTCGCtcatgttatttttatcttgACTCATTTCATTCATTTGTGGCTTGTACGATGGAGTAGCAGTCATTTCTTCACCCTTCATCTTTTCATCCATTTTTGgcatgtttaaaattttttcatataggTTATACTCACTGCAAAAGTTGTTTTTAAGGGGCGTGgcattttcctcctcattcGCTAAAATCGGTAGTAGTAGATCCTTTAGCATATTATtgttttccactttgttaTCTTTTAAATATCTGCTTATGTCTTCACATGAGAGTGTGGTACTGTTATATCCTTGATCTTTTTCACTTGTCAAATCATTCTCTTTATTTGCGAGGTTGCACAAATTGCTGgctaaattttttagataATTATGGAAACTCTCCTTCTGCTCTTCTGATGCTTTATCCGAAAGGACGTGCGCGAGGACGGCTTTAAATTCATTGCTGAAGTACTGCAGGTTTTCGTTCATATTGCACATGTTTAGCAATCCATCGTTTTTTGCAGCCGCCACGTGTTCGCCATTATTGTTCCCACTACCGCTACTTCCGCCACCAAGGTCACCGCTGCCACAATTTCCATTGCCACCATTTGCGTCATTTTCATACACACCGTTTTCAAACCCGGAGGGATCCAAGTTCCCCGAGATGTTACCACCCATGCTGTTACTGACACCACTGCGCAATTCGCAACTGGTGGGGCCATTCTTCACGTTTATATGTTCACCTAAATTCAGGTTAACCTCCAAGTTGTACTTATCCGTTTTTCCCATCAATTCGTTCGAATAGGCAAAGTTGCTACTTAGGTAATCGTTTCTACATGGACCATTATTCATCGAATTTTTTCTGCCCACATTTTTACTGCCCATAATTTTATTCGTCATATTTTGGCTCCTTGCCTTTTTATTCATGGAGTCCTCCATGTCGTGGCCATTTCTCTCCGCCATATGTACGTTAAACTTGTTATCAGCTCCACTTCGGCCATTCATcaagttcatatttttacactcaatttcctttttgtcgcCCTTGTTTTCCATTACAACGTAGTTCATGTTGTCCTTACTGATTGGGGCACTTTCTCTCAGTCCGCCTTCCGCAGAAGGGTTTTTGCTAAACGGGTGCTCGATCATGTCCTGGTAGAACCCACTCGGGGGTGACCCGCTTTGGTGCAACCCGCTTTGGTGCAACCCGCTTTGGTGCAACCCATTTTGGTGAACTGCACTCTGGTGAACGCTACTCTGATGAATGCCACTCTGATGAACGCCACTCTGGTGAACGCCACTCTGATACAAACCACTCTGGtaccccccatttgggaacATTTTTCCCGAGTAGTTATTATACGAGCACATGCTGTTATTGCTGTACATTTCGTTTGGGCTGAACTCCGCTTGAT
This genomic stretch from Plasmodium cynomolgi strain B DNA, chromosome 14, whole genome shotgun sequence harbors:
- a CDS encoding hypothetical protein (putative); protein product: MMRDILNALHYSNEVIQSFDKETVLNLSDKVFNIFLDTKTKNADITTTYPNIYNKSKVTIDGTCAYVKDLIRGRNLKYLDELETLEYTKSKNANNFSIYVYTSILSQLIVIFLIFFFLFIGFYVLMNISTPKIFEDKQLIINKEH
- a CDS encoding hypothetical protein (putative) → MKKDDTLTSMDEGKRTEGQTKEADDDKDAAAEGCSDNGREIEKEDDGTQGVTPKKEATNEQESNEISDKYIKYLECIKNNWSSSQASKLLNNKLIKYISERFLYMSSSLKVRVLTSFFYLPDKLRVENERYLLLITANGEIDGNGWVKKFSRILKPFIKTGIMDIKDIDSQTMHRILNYIDQENNSNKCRTRYIHNKKELEHIHMCDPVNELKNLENKNIIHLDEYKMFTPAKNFDCLLSSVIMRTPEA